CGGAACAGGACGCGCCCGCTCGTCGCCACCTCCAGGCGATTACACAACCGCAGCAGGGTCGACTTGCCCGACCCCGACGGCCCGAAGACCGCCGTCACGCCACGGCGGGGAATGGCGGCGGTGAGCCCGTCCAGGGCCCGGACGCCGTCCCGTTCGACGACGACGTCGGCGAACTCGAACACCAGCTCCTCATCCACTAACCGCCATCCTGCATCATGCCGCCGACGGCGGCGCCGGCTCAGGACGACGCGTTTGCTGGTGAGACGGCTGCGACCACCCGAAACCGTCGCCTACAGTTGTGTCATGGCAACGAAATCTGACCCGGCGGAAATCGGCGACGTGGAGCCGGTGGCCGACAGCACCGCAAGCCAGGCGCGGCGAGTCGTAGCCGCGTACGCGAATGACGCCGACGAATGCCGCGTGTTCCTGTCCATGCTCGGTATTGGACCGGCGAAGCTCGACACCTAAATGGCTCCCGCGGGCGGGCAACAACCGAAGACTTCCCCGTTCGGGAATTCGGACTTCGTCGTGGTCGCCAATCGGTTGCCCGTCGATCAGGAGCGGCTTCCCGACGGCACCACCGCATGGAAGCGCAGCCCGGGCGGGCTGGTCACCGCCCTGGAACCGCTGCTGCGCCGTCGGCGCGGGGCCTGGGTCGGCTGGGCGGGGGTCCCGGACGACGGGCCCGACGACGAACTCGACCAGGATGACGAGCCCATCGTCCAGGACGACCTGGAGCTGCGCCCGGTGCGGCTGTCCGCCGATGACGTCCGTCAGTACTACGAGGGTTTCTCCAACGCCACCCTGTGGCCGCTGTACCACGACGTCATCGTCAAACCGCTCTACCACCGCGAATGGTGGGAGCGTTACGTCGAGGTCAACCGCCGCTTCGCCGAGGCCACGTCACGTGCCGCCGCAGAGGGCGCGACGGTATGGGTGCAGGACTACCAGCTGCAACTGGTGCCCAAAATGCTCCGCGAGCTGCGGCCCGACCTGCTCATCGGGTTCTTCCTGCACATCCCGTTCCCGCCGGTGGAGCTGTTCATGCAGCTGCCGTGGCGAACCGAGATCATCGAGGGGCTGCTCGGCGCCGACCTGGTCGGGTTCCACCTGTCCGGCGGCGCCCAGAATTTCCTATTCCTGTCGCGACGGTTGATCGGCGTCAACACGTCGCGGGGATCGGTCGGTGTGCGCTCACGGTTCGGTGAGGTCGAGCTCGCGGACCGCACCGTCCGCGTGGGCGCGTTCCCGATCTCGATCGACTCGGCCGACCTCGACGCGAAGGCCCGCCACCGCGACGTGCGGCGGCGGGCCCGCGAGATCCGCGCCGAACTGGGCAACCCCCGCAAGATCCTGCTCGGCGTCGACCGACTCGACTACACCAAGGGCATCGACGTGCGACTGAAGGCCTTCTCCGAGCTGCTCGCCGAGGGTCGCGCCAAACGCGACGACACCGTCCTGATCCAGCTGGCCACCCCGAGCCGCGAACGCGTGGAGAGCTACCAGATCCTGCGCAGCGAGATCGAGCGCGAGGTGGGCCACATCAACGGCGAGTACGCCGAGGTCGGTCACCCGGTGGTGCACTACCTGCATCGCCCGGTGCCGCGCGACGAGCTCATCGCTTTCTTCGTCGCCGCCGACGTCATGCTGGTCACCCCGCTGCGCGACGGGATGAACCTGGTGGCCAAGGAGTACGTCGCCTGCCGCAGCGATCTGGGCGGCGCGCTCGTCCTGAGCGAATTCACCGGCGCCGCAGCCGAACTTCGAACGGCCTACCTGGTCAACCCGCACGACACCGAGGGCGTCAAGGATGCCATCGAGGCCGCGCTCAACCAGACCGAGGAGGAAGGCAGGCGGCGGATGCGGTCGCTGCGACGGCAGGTGCTCGCCCACGACGTGGACCGCTGGGCGCGGTCGTTCCTCGACGCGCTCGCGGAGTCGCGCCCGGACGACGCCGAATAGCTTCAGCCCCGTGGTGTTACGACCCGATCGCTGTGATACTCGATGCAGCGAGAAGGGAGGAATGCCATGATCCGTCGAAGGCTGGCCGCCGGTGCGGGCATCTTCTCGGTGGTCGTGTTGGGTTTCGCGCTGGAGTCGGGCGACCCGGCCCGGGCCGTCGCGCCACCGGCGGACGGCATGTACTCCTTCAACCAGGCGGGAGTGTCGGGCGTGACGTGGCAGGTGACCGCCCTCTGCGATCAGGTCAACGGAAGCCGTTACTACAAGGACTATTCCAACCCCGACATCATGGCGGACTTCTGCGCGCTGAACGTGGTGAGCTCGACCGACGAGCGAATCAGCCGCCAGGACAAGCTGCAGAACTACAGCGGCAGGGCGCGGCTGGTCAGTGGGCTGTGGACCTTCAAGGTCGACATCGCCGACGGCCTCTCGTGCCCGAACGGCGGCACCGGTGCCTCCACCGAGACGTTCGCCTTCGACAACGAGACGATGGCCGGCACGCACACCTCGTTGCACGGCGCGGTCTGCGGCCTGCAGCCGGCAATGAGTAAGCAGCCTTTCTCGTTGCAGCTCAGCGGCCCGCCACCCAGCCCGATCCAGCGTTACCCGTTGCAGTGCAACGACATCGCCATCTGTTACTGATCGGCCGCTAGATCGGTGTGATGTAATTAATCAGCCACTGCTTGCCGATCTTCTTGAAGTCCACCCGCAGGCGGCTGCCGTCGTACAGCGGCTGACGCGACTTGTCGGTCACGGTGCGGTTCATGTAAACCATCACAGACGCCGAATCCCGGTGCGCCGACATGACTCCCACGCCGACGACGTTGGCCTGAACGACGACCTCGCGCTTCTTCGCCTCCGGAATGATCTGCGCATTGGCGCTTTTCTTGAATTCCTGGCGATAGTCGGGCGTCAGCAGCGGGTACGCGTCGGCGAGGCTGCGTTCGACGGTCTGGTAGTCGTAGGCGAAGACCTCGGGTATCCGCTTCGCGGCCAGCCCGGGCAACTCCGCCCGCGCGGCTTGTTCGTCGCGCGTCACCACCCGGTCCCAGTAGAACCACCCGGCGGTCGCCGACAGACCGACGATGCCCGCCACCATCAGGACGCCCAACACGGCGATCACCCAGCGCCGCAAGCGCATCAGTTACCCCCGTCCGGGTACTTCAGGTCGTAGCCGGTCATCCGCCCGGACTCGTCCTCGTGCACGATGACGCGCAGCCGATACGGCATGGACGGCTTGTTGACCCCGTCGATGTCGGCGACCGTGACGCGCACGGACACCAGCACCGAGGCGTTGTCGGTGACCGAGTCGATGCCCTCCAGCGCGGCGCCGTTGACGACCGCCTCGGATGTCGCGTTGGTGGAACGGAACAGGCTCTTGAGGTTCTCGATGTTGTTGTTGGCGCCCAGCATCCCACGCAGCGGGCCGCTGGTGCCGTTGTAGAACCGGTTCACGCTGTCGTCAATGTTGTCCTGCTTGTAGCTGAACATGTTGACCACGGTTTGCGTGGCGGTGTCGACGAAGCGCTGGTCGCGCGCCTGTTCGGCGTCGGCGTGCCGTTGCTGGCCGACGAGCGCGACCACGCAGGCGGCCAGCGCTCCGATCGCCAGCAGGCCGGTGGCGAACGCGATCGAGGCGACGAGGGCGCGATGCGGCCGCCGGCGCGGGGGCGGCTTGACGGGCTTGAGCTGCTTACCGCCCTTGGCTGCGGTCTTGACCGCCGGCTTGGGCGCGACGTCGACGGCGACCGTTGCGGCCTCGGCGGCCTCGCTCGTGGCCGGGCCCGCCGCGCGGGAGGCCCGGCGACGGACGCGCTGCGTCGTCGTCTGTCGATCCGTCACTACATAGGCCTTGGATCAAGCATCAGGTCCACCCAATTCTCGGCACTGGACGCGCCACTCGCGCCGGCCGCGAAAATACCAGTGCCTCCTGCCGGGTCCCTGAACGCTCCCGTGCTCTGGTCGTAGGTGGTGTAGGCCGGCCCGCTGGCCTGCGGCTGCGAGCCCGGAGGCGGCCCCCACGGTTTCTCGGGTCCCGGACCCGCCGGCGGCGGATTGATCCCCTCCGGCGGGGCCGGCGGCGGCAGCCACTTCGGATACGGAAGTTGGGGTGGGACCGGCGGATAATTAGGCGGCATCCACGACGGGTTGCCGGGCGGGGGCCCACTGTCGTTGGGCGGCGGCGGGTCGAACGCCGGCTGGTGCGGCGCCGGGCCGGGCCCCGGCACCACGCCGGGCGGGGGCGGCCCGGCGATGGGCGTGCCCGGATCCGGATCGGCGCCCGGCGGGATGTACGGGAACTTGTTCGGTGGCAACACATTCAGCCCGTTCGTCACCGGCGTGTCGTAGGGCACCGGCGGACCGCGCCACGGGTTGCGGCCCACCGGCACATATCCCTTCGGGTCGCGACAGAGCTGAATCGTGGGCGCCCGCTTGCCGGGGAATTCCTGGCACGGATAGTTGCGCGCGCCGCGTACGGTGCTCGGGTCGCTCTGGGCGACCTTGCAGTACATGTCCCTCGGGAGCTCCCGCAAGGTCTCGTCGGCCGGCGTGCGCATCAAGGGCGGCGGCAGGAAGCCCACGGCGCACGGCGGCGGGTCGTTCAGGTCGAGCTTGAAGTCGAGCTTGGCACCCTCGTCCTGCGGCACACCGCCGGCGGCCGTCGTGATGGCGGCGAACAGCGCCGGCAACACCACCAGCAGTTGCTCGATGGACTTGTGGTAGATCACGCCCACCCGGCCGAGGTTGGCCAGGCTCGCCGCCAGCGCCGGGAACGTCGGTCGGATGCCGGAGAACGCGGTGCTGGCTTCGTCGGCCGCGCCGGGAGCAATCGACAGTGTCGAGCGCAGCTGCGGGTCGGCCTGATGGACCTCGGAGGTGAACCGCGCCAACCCGTCCGACAGGGACTTGATGTCGGCGCCGGCGCGGATCTGCGCCTGCAGGAACGGCCCGGCCTGGTCGATCAGCTGCGAGATCTGCGGGTAGTTCGCGTTGGCCTCGTCCACCAGCAGCCGCGCCGACTCGAACAGCCGGGCGAGCTCGGGACCCGATCCGTTGGCCGCGGCGAAGGTCTCGTGCAGCAGCTCACGCAGGCGCGTATCCCCGAGGCTGTTGACCAGCGTCTCGGCCCGCTTCAGCAAGTCGGCGACGTCCTGACCGATCCGCGTGTTCTGCCGATCGATCCGGAAGCCGTTGTGCAGCTTGCCCGTTGCCGGCAGGCTGGGCGGCACCAGGTCGATGTACTGCTCGCCGACCGCCGACACGCTCTTGACGGTGGCGGTGACGTTCGACGGGATGGCGGTGCCGCTGTTCAGCCGCATCGTGGCGGTGACCCCGTTGGGGTTGAGGCCCACCGACTCGACCCGCCCCACCGCGACGCCGCGATAGGTGACGTTGGCGTTCTGATAAAGCCCGCCGCCGGCGACGAAATCGGCAGTGCCGGCGTAGGTTCCGAGCCCGAACGTGGCGGGCAGCCGCAGGTAGAAGATGGCCATCAAGGCCAGCGTGACCGCAGTGATCACCGCGAAGATCGAAAGCTGGATCCGAGTGAGTTTGTCGATCATCGTGCCGCCCCTTGCTGCGCTTCCGAACCCGAGGCGGTGCCGGGCGGAATCTTGAACGGATCGGCGGCCTGCCCCGACAGGTTGGCGAGTTCACCTGTCAGGAAGTCGGGGGGGTTCAGGATCTCGCTCATGTGCATCATGTTCGGATCGAGCGCGTAGGACGTGGTGAAGAACGTCTCACCGATCCGGCGCAGGGTGAGGTCGAACGTGGTGAACACGTTGAGGTAGTCGCCTCGCACGGCCTGTTTGATGCCGAAGTTCGGGAACGGGAACGTCAGCAGCAGCTGCAGCGAGGTGACGAAGTTCTTGCGATTGTCGTTGAGGGCCTTGACGACCGAGTACAGGTCCTTGAGGTCTTCGGCGAAATCCACCTTGGTCTTGGCCAGGACGCGGGATGTCACCAGCGCCAGCCGCTTGAGAGACGAGAACGCCTCGACGATGTGGTCGCGATTCTTGTTGAGCACCCGGATCGCATCGGGCAGCGTGTCCAGTGCCCGGCCCAGGTTGTCCCGGTCGCGCGCCAGCGTGGCAGAGAATCGGTTCAGCCCGTCGACCGCGTCGATGATGTCGTTGACCTGCTGGTTGAGCCCGCCCGTCAGCTCCGCCAGCCTCGGCATCAGGTCGGCGAACTGGTCCTGCCGACCCGCGACGGCCTGATAGGTCTCGTCGGTGATCTCCTCGAGCGCGCCGACATTGCCCTTGTTCACGACGACGCCGAGGGCCGAGAGCACTTCCTCGGTGGTGGGATACCGGCCGGTGCGCGATTCGGGGATCTTCGAACCGTCGGTCAGTTTGCCGGTCGCAGGCTTGCCCTTCGGGCGGGCGAGGTCGATGTGCATCGAACCCAGCAGCGAGGTCTGGGCCACCGTCGCTGTTGCGTTGGCCGGCAGGTCGACATTCCCGTTCAGCGCCAGTTTCACCGCGGCGTAGAAGGATCCGTCGGCCCGCTGCTCGGCCGCGATGCCGGCCACGCTGCCGACGGTGACGTCGTCCACCATGACCGGCGAGTTCTGCGGCAGCGTCGCCACGTCGGGCAATTCGACGGTGATCGAGTAGGCACCGCCGCCATGGCCCGCGGTGCCCGGCATCACCAGCGAGTTGAGCCCGCTGAACTGGCAACCGGCCAGCAGCGCGCCGGCGGCCGTCAAAACGCCGCAGCGCAGCCAGATTCGGCTCATCCGCCGCCCTCCTGATCGGGCGGCGCGGGCGGGCTGGGTGCCGCGTTCGGCGGCGGCCCCGGCAACGGCCCGAACGCGGGGTTCGGGCCGGGAACCGCGCCGGCGGGTGGCGGACCGGGCGCTGGCCCGGTTTGTGGGGCCGACGGGACAAGCAGAGCCTGCAGGTCAGTCGGATTCTCGGTGGGCGGCGGCTGAGTGCCCTTCGCGGGAATCCAGGTCAGCTGCGGGATGGGGGTGGCCGCCTTGGCCTTCGTCTCGGGCGTGTCGTAGATGATCTGGCCCTTGTACGCGGTGATCGTGTTGAGTGGGTGGAACATCACCGGCGGGTAGTTCACCGCCAGCCGGCGCAGCACCGGGCCCAGGCGCTCGCGGCAGAGCTCGGCGCGCTTGTAATAGTCGGGAGCCCTTGTGCCGGCGGCGGTATCGAACGATCCGCCGCAGATGAACTGCACCGGGTTGGCGAACTCGGGTATCGACAGCAACCCGTTCAGTGTGCCCTGCGCCGGGTCGTAGATGTTGTAGAAGTTGGCGATGCCGGGCCCGGCCACGTGCAGCACCTGCTCGATGTTCTCGCTCTGATCGCTCAGCGTCTGCGCGAAGTCGTTGAGCTGGTTGACCGTATCGATCAGCGTCGAGTTGTTCTCGTGCAGGAAGCCCCGGATGTCCGAGAGCGCCTTGTTCAGCGTGCCGAGCGTGTTGTCGAGATGTCGCGAGCTGTCGGCGAGCACCTGCGATACCGAGGCGACGTTCCCGGCGAACTGCACGATCTGTTCGTTGCTCTTCGACAGCGCGTTGACCAGCACCTGCAGGTTCTTGACCGTGCCGAAGATGTCGCCGCGTGAATCACCGAGCCGGCCCGCGACCTGCGAGAGCTCGCGCAGCGCGTTGTGGAACGAGTCGCCCTTGCCGTCGAATGTGTCTGCGGCCTGGTTGATCGCCGCGCCGAGCGGCCCCTGCATCGATCCGGTCGTCGGACCGAGCTGGACAGCCAGCTGGGTCAGCGCCTCCTTCACCTCGTCCCATTCGACCGGCACCGCTGTGCGGGCCAGGTCGATCGTTCCCCCGTCGGGCAGGACAGCCCCTCCGGTGTAGGCGGGGGTGAGCTGAACGAAGCGGGCCGCCACCAGGTTTGGCGAGATGATGACGGCTTTCGCGTCCTTGGGGATCTTGACGTCCTTGGACACCGACATGGTGATCATGACGTCCGACGGCCGCGGTTCGATGGTGTCGATCGAACCGACCGGCACCCCGAGGATGCGCACCTCGTCTCCGGGGTAGAGCCCGACGGCCGACGCGAAGTAACCGACGATCTTCCGGTTGTTGCCTTGCGACGACAGGACATACACGCCCCCCACCAGCACCGCGATGAGCGCGATGATGGTGGCGTAGCGCAGGCCACTGCTTCCGGAAATCCGTCTGATCATGGCGATTTGGGCCTGATGATCCATCGTTCCTGGATCAGCCCGCGCAGGTAGTCGGCGAGGCTGGCCGGCAGCTTGCCCGGCTGGTAGAAGAAGTCGAACATCGCCGCGAGCAATGGCGCCGGGATCACGCCATAGACGTTGACGTTGAACCCGGGTCCGGAGCCCACCACCTCGCCCAGCTCGGTGGCATAGGTCGGTAGCCGTTTGAGCGCCTCGGTGATGTAGTCCCGACGCTGGTTGAGGTTGTCCAGCACCGCATTCAGCTTGGACAGGGCCGGTCCGAATTCCTTGCGGTTGTCGGCCACGAACCCGGAGATCTGCGCCGAGACGTCGTCGATGCCCGAGATCAACTGGCCCAGCGCGGCCCGCCGCTCGTCGAGCGCGGCGAACAACTCGTTGCCGTCGTCGACCAGCTTGTTGACCTGCTCCGCGCGCTGCGCCAACACCGAGGTCACCGACTTCGCGTGCGCCAGCAGGCCTTGCAATGCCTCGTCGCGTCGGTTCAGCGTGCGCGACAGCGATGTCACGCCGTCCAGGGCTCCGCGCAGTTCCGGGGTGGCGTCGTGGAGCGTGTCGGTGAGGACGTTGAGGGCCTGTTCGAACTGCGGCTTGTTCAGGTTGTTCGCGTTGTTACCGAGGTCCTCGAGCGCGCCGGCCAACGTGTACGGGGTGGTCGTGCGGCTGAGTGGGATGGTGGTGGCCCGGCCGCCGCCCGCCGGGGTCACCGAAATCGAGCGCTCGCCGAGGATGGTGTCGGTGCGGATAGCGGCGAGCGACTGGTCTCCGATCACGACGTGGCGATCGACGTTGAAGGTCACCTTCGCGCTGTCGCCGGCCAGGCTGACCGACTGCACCTTGCCGACCTTGAAGCCGGACACATACACGGAGTTGCCGCCCTTGATGCCGCCGGCATCGCTGAAATACGCCTCGTACGTTTTGCCCTGCGGGAAGAACGGCAGGCTCGCATAGCCGAACGCGATGAGCACGACGCAGACCACCAGGACCACACCGAAGATGCCGGTGCGCAGCGGATCGCGTTCGCGCTTCGGGTTATTTGACAAAAGCGCACCTCCCCTTGCTCGGATCGACCTGGCCACCCAGGGGGAGCAGGATGTCGCCGCCCACCGGCCCGTTGATCTTGATCGTCACGGAGCAGAAATAGATGTTGAAGAAGGAGCCGTAGGCCCCCAGCGCGGCCAGCCGCAGGTAGTCCTCGCCCAGCTGCTCGACGTCGTTGTTCACCTCGGCCTTGCGGTTGTCCAGCTCGGTCGCCAGCGGGCGGGTGTTCTCGATGATGCCCTGGAGCGGCCGTCGCGAGTTCTTCAGCAGCTCCGTGAGATCCGTCGTGGTCGACGCAAGCGGGGGGATCGCCCCCGCGATGTCGTCCTTGTTCTTGGCCAGTCCGGTGATCAGCTGCTGCAGTTGGTCAACGCTGGCCGAGAACTGCGCGCTCTTGTGGTCGATGGTGCCCAGCACCGAGTTGAGGTTGGCGATCACGTCGCCGATGAGTTGGTCCCGCTGGCCGAGCGCCGTCGAGAAGGCGCTGGTGTTGGACAGCACGTCAGACAGCGCCCCGCCCTGGCCCTGCAACAGCTGGATGACGGCACTGCTGATCGTGTTCACCTTGTCGGCGTCCAGGCCCTTCACCACCGGTCGCAACCCGCCCAACAACGCATCGAGGTCCAGCGCAGGCTGGGTGTGCTGCGAGTTGATGGTGCCGCCCGCCGGGAGCTTGCGTAGCTCCCCGGGCCCCGACGTGATCTCCAGGAACCGATCGCCGACGAGGTTTTCGTACCGGATCGCCGCCCGCGTCGAGGAATACAGCGTGTAGCGCCGGTCGACCCCGAACTTCACGTCAATGGTGTTGTCCTGGTTGAGCTTGATGCCGGACACGGCACCGACCGGCACGCCCGCGATGCGGACCTTCTGCCCGGCTTTCAGCTTGGACACGTCGGTGAAGGTCGCGTGGTAGGTGTTTTCCGCGCCGAAGCGGAAGTCACCGAAGACGATCACCAGGCCCGCGGCGACCAGGAGCATCGCCACCGTGAACGCGCCGACCTTGATCACCATCGAGCGGTGCGACGGCATCCCCGAGGCCGCCATCAGAAGTCGTCCCTTTCCGCGAAGGAGCCGTGGAACAGGAACTGCAGCGTCGAGGGCGCGTCGAACTGCAACTCGGTGAACGGCTCGTACGGGATGTTGGCGTTATCGGTGACCAGGAACGGCGCACGGTAGAACGAGCCGCCGGTCTGCTTGGTCGGAATATCGGGCAACCCACGGCAGTTCGGGCCGCCGGAGGCATTGACGACCGGCAGGGATTCCGGATAGGTGTAGGCCGGCGCGCCCAGCACGAAGCTCGACGACGTGAACAGGCCCGCCTTGCGAACGCCGAGCAGGGGGGCGAATTCCTTGATGCCGCGCTCGATGCCCGCGAACAGGCAGCCGAGTTCCGGCGAATAGTCGTGGGCCACCTTGAGCGGGGCCCGCAGCCGGTTGATGGCGTCGACGAAGTTCTGCTCGGCCGGCTCCACCGCCTCATAGGCGTTGTTGGCCAGTCCGATCGTCGCCAAGAGTGTGTCGTTGAGGTTGCTCTTCTGGTCCACCACGGTCCTGCTGATCGTCGGCAGGTTGTCGAAGATGGTGTTGAGGTCCGGGGCGGCGTCGGCGTAGCTGTTCGTCACGATCGCGGTCTTGCGGAAGTCCTCCTGCAGCGCGGGCAGCTTCGGATTAGCCTGACGCGCCAGAGTGTTCAGGCCGGCGAGCACCCCGCCAACGTCGTCGCCGTGACCGCGCAGCCCCTCGGCCAGCGCGCTCAGGGTCCCGTTCAGCTCCACCGGGTCGATCTTGTGCAGCAGGTCGATCAGGGACTGGAACAGCGTATTGACCTCCAGCGCCACGGCCGAGGCCGCGACGTGCGCGTCCGGGCGCAGTGAGGTCGGCGAAGGGGTCTGTGGCGGAATGAATTCTACCGACTTGGCGCCGAAGATGGTGTTGCCGGCGATGCGAACCGTCGCGTTGGACGGAATGAAATGCATGTCGTCGCTGCTGATCGCCAGCGTCAACCGCGCCTGGTCGGCGGCGTAGTCGATGGCCTCGACCTTCCCGACCTGAACGCCGCGGTACTTGACCTTGGCGCCCTTGTCCATCACCAGGCCCGCGCGGGGAGCCGACACGGTGACGGTGTCGACCGAGGCGAAAGCCGCTGTGTAGGAAAGGTAAGTGAGGGCGGCGAA
This genomic window from Mycobacterium saskatchewanense contains:
- a CDS encoding alpha,alpha-trehalose-phosphate synthase (UDP-forming); protein product: MAPAGGQQPKTSPFGNSDFVVVANRLPVDQERLPDGTTAWKRSPGGLVTALEPLLRRRRGAWVGWAGVPDDGPDDELDQDDEPIVQDDLELRPVRLSADDVRQYYEGFSNATLWPLYHDVIVKPLYHREWWERYVEVNRRFAEATSRAAAEGATVWVQDYQLQLVPKMLRELRPDLLIGFFLHIPFPPVELFMQLPWRTEIIEGLLGADLVGFHLSGGAQNFLFLSRRLIGVNTSRGSVGVRSRFGEVELADRTVRVGAFPISIDSADLDAKARHRDVRRRAREIRAELGNPRKILLGVDRLDYTKGIDVRLKAFSELLAEGRAKRDDTVLIQLATPSRERVESYQILRSEIEREVGHINGEYAEVGHPVVHYLHRPVPRDELIAFFVAADVMLVTPLRDGMNLVAKEYVACRSDLGGALVLSEFTGAAAELRTAYLVNPHDTEGVKDAIEAALNQTEEEGRRRMRSLRRQVLAHDVDRWARSFLDALAESRPDDAE
- a CDS encoding mammalian cell entry protein, whose protein sequence is MRLRRWVIAVLGVLMVAGIVGLSATAGWFYWDRVVTRDEQAARAELPGLAAKRIPEVFAYDYQTVERSLADAYPLLTPDYRQEFKKSANAQIIPEAKKREVVVQANVVGVGVMSAHRDSASVMVYMNRTVTDKSRQPLYDGSRLRVDFKKIGKQWLINYITPI
- a CDS encoding mammalian cell entry protein: MTDRQTTTQRVRRRASRAAGPATSEAAEAATVAVDVAPKPAVKTAAKGGKQLKPVKPPPRRRPHRALVASIAFATGLLAIGALAACVVALVGQQRHADAEQARDQRFVDTATQTVVNMFSYKQDNIDDSVNRFYNGTSGPLRGMLGANNNIENLKSLFRSTNATSEAVVNGAALEGIDSVTDNASVLVSVRVTVADIDGVNKPSMPYRLRVIVHEDESGRMTGYDLKYPDGGN
- a CDS encoding virulence factor Mce family protein, giving the protein MIDKLTRIQLSIFAVITAVTLALMAIFYLRLPATFGLGTYAGTADFVAGGGLYQNANVTYRGVAVGRVESVGLNPNGVTATMRLNSGTAIPSNVTATVKSVSAVGEQYIDLVPPSLPATGKLHNGFRIDRQNTRIGQDVADLLKRAETLVNSLGDTRLRELLHETFAAANGSGPELARLFESARLLVDEANANYPQISQLIDQAGPFLQAQIRAGADIKSLSDGLARFTSEVHQADPQLRSTLSIAPGAADEASTAFSGIRPTFPALAASLANLGRVGVIYHKSIEQLLVVLPALFAAITTAAGGVPQDEGAKLDFKLDLNDPPPCAVGFLPPPLMRTPADETLRELPRDMYCKVAQSDPSTVRGARNYPCQEFPGKRAPTIQLCRDPKGYVPVGRNPWRGPPVPYDTPVTNGLNVLPPNKFPYIPPGADPDPGTPIAGPPPPGVVPGPGPAPHQPAFDPPPPNDSGPPPGNPSWMPPNYPPVPPQLPYPKWLPPPAPPEGINPPPAGPGPEKPWGPPPGSQPQASGPAYTTYDQSTGAFRDPAGGTGIFAAGASGASSAENWVDLMLDPRPM
- a CDS encoding virulence factor Mce family protein, yielding MSRIWLRCGVLTAAGALLAGCQFSGLNSLVMPGTAGHGGGAYSITVELPDVATLPQNSPVMVDDVTVGSVAGIAAEQRADGSFYAAVKLALNGNVDLPANATATVAQTSLLGSMHIDLARPKGKPATGKLTDGSKIPESRTGRYPTTEEVLSALGVVVNKGNVGALEEITDETYQAVAGRQDQFADLMPRLAELTGGLNQQVNDIIDAVDGLNRFSATLARDRDNLGRALDTLPDAIRVLNKNRDHIVEAFSSLKRLALVTSRVLAKTKVDFAEDLKDLYSVVKALNDNRKNFVTSLQLLLTFPFPNFGIKQAVRGDYLNVFTTFDLTLRRIGETFFTTSYALDPNMMHMSEILNPPDFLTGELANLSGQAADPFKIPPGTASGSEAQQGAAR
- a CDS encoding virulence factor Mce family protein, whose translation is MIRRISGSSGLRYATIIALIAVLVGGVYVLSSQGNNRKIVGYFASAVGLYPGDEVRILGVPVGSIDTIEPRPSDVMITMSVSKDVKIPKDAKAVIISPNLVAARFVQLTPAYTGGAVLPDGGTIDLARTAVPVEWDEVKEALTQLAVQLGPTTGSMQGPLGAAINQAADTFDGKGDSFHNALRELSQVAGRLGDSRGDIFGTVKNLQVLVNALSKSNEQIVQFAGNVASVSQVLADSSRHLDNTLGTLNKALSDIRGFLHENNSTLIDTVNQLNDFAQTLSDQSENIEQVLHVAGPGIANFYNIYDPAQGTLNGLLSIPEFANPVQFICGGSFDTAAGTRAPDYYKRAELCRERLGPVLRRLAVNYPPVMFHPLNTITAYKGQIIYDTPETKAKAATPIPQLTWIPAKGTQPPPTENPTDLQALLVPSAPQTGPAPGPPPAGAVPGPNPAFGPLPGPPPNAAPSPPAPPDQEGGG
- a CDS encoding virulence factor Mce family protein, with translation MSNNPKRERDPLRTGIFGVVLVVCVVLIAFGYASLPFFPQGKTYEAYFSDAGGIKGGNSVYVSGFKVGKVQSVSLAGDSAKVTFNVDRHVVIGDQSLAAIRTDTILGERSISVTPAGGGRATTIPLSRTTTPYTLAGALEDLGNNANNLNKPQFEQALNVLTDTLHDATPELRGALDGVTSLSRTLNRRDEALQGLLAHAKSVTSVLAQRAEQVNKLVDDGNELFAALDERRAALGQLISGIDDVSAQISGFVADNRKEFGPALSKLNAVLDNLNQRRDYITEALKRLPTYATELGEVVGSGPGFNVNVYGVIPAPLLAAMFDFFYQPGKLPASLADYLRGLIQERWIIRPKSP
- a CDS encoding MCE family protein, yielding MAASGMPSHRSMVIKVGAFTVAMLLVAAGLVIVFGDFRFGAENTYHATFTDVSKLKAGQKVRIAGVPVGAVSGIKLNQDNTIDVKFGVDRRYTLYSSTRAAIRYENLVGDRFLEITSGPGELRKLPAGGTINSQHTQPALDLDALLGGLRPVVKGLDADKVNTISSAVIQLLQGQGGALSDVLSNTSAFSTALGQRDQLIGDVIANLNSVLGTIDHKSAQFSASVDQLQQLITGLAKNKDDIAGAIPPLASTTTDLTELLKNSRRPLQGIIENTRPLATELDNRKAEVNNDVEQLGEDYLRLAALGAYGSFFNIYFCSVTIKINGPVGGDILLPLGGQVDPSKGRCAFVK
- a CDS encoding MCE family protein; the protein is MADGGSRRTSVRLAAALLASLIVAFAALTYLSYTAAFASVDTVTVSAPRAGLVMDKGAKVKYRGVQVGKVEAIDYAADQARLTLAISSDDMHFIPSNATVRIAGNTIFGAKSVEFIPPQTPSPTSLRPDAHVAASAVALEVNTLFQSLIDLLHKIDPVELNGTLSALAEGLRGHGDDVGGVLAGLNTLARQANPKLPALQEDFRKTAIVTNSYADAAPDLNTIFDNLPTISRTVVDQKSNLNDTLLATIGLANNAYEAVEPAEQNFVDAINRLRAPLKVAHDYSPELGCLFAGIERGIKEFAPLLGVRKAGLFTSSSFVLGAPAYTYPESLPVVNASGGPNCRGLPDIPTKQTGGSFYRAPFLVTDNANIPYEPFTELQFDAPSTLQFLFHGSFAERDDF